The Saccharothrix variisporea genome has a segment encoding these proteins:
- a CDS encoding pseudouridine synthase, which yields MSDQGPEGIRLQKVLAKAGIASRRVAEELIELGRVQVDGEVVREQGRRIDPETAVVHVDGVRVVLKEDVITLVLNKPRGVLSTMHDEQHRPCVGDYLAHRKERLFHVGRLDADTEGLLLLTNDGDLAHRLMHPSYGVTKTYLAEVPGPVAKDVGKRLRAGIELEDGPVKVDSFRLVSSAPGRALVEVVLHEGRKHIVRRLLDAVGYPVQSLVRTAVGEVRLGNQRPGSMRVLNRQEVGSLYKAVGL from the coding sequence ATGTCTGACCAGGGACCCGAAGGGATTCGGCTCCAGAAGGTGCTCGCCAAGGCGGGTATCGCCTCGCGACGGGTCGCCGAGGAGCTCATCGAGCTGGGCCGCGTCCAGGTGGACGGCGAGGTCGTGCGCGAGCAGGGCCGCCGGATCGACCCGGAGACCGCGGTCGTGCACGTGGACGGCGTGCGGGTGGTCCTCAAGGAGGACGTGATCACGCTCGTGCTGAACAAGCCGCGCGGCGTGCTGTCCACCATGCACGACGAGCAGCACCGGCCGTGCGTCGGCGACTACCTGGCCCACCGCAAGGAGCGCCTGTTCCACGTCGGCCGGCTCGACGCGGACACCGAGGGCCTGCTCCTGCTGACCAACGACGGTGACCTGGCCCACCGCCTGATGCACCCCTCCTACGGGGTGACCAAGACCTACCTGGCCGAAGTGCCCGGACCGGTCGCGAAGGACGTCGGCAAGCGGTTGCGCGCGGGCATCGAGCTGGAGGACGGCCCGGTCAAGGTCGACTCGTTCCGCCTGGTCTCCTCGGCACCGGGCCGTGCGCTGGTCGAGGTCGTCCTGCACGAGGGCCGCAAGCACATCGTCCGCCGCCTGCTCGACGCCGTGGGCTACCCGGTGCAGAGCCTGGTGCGGACGGCGGTCGGCGAGGTCCGGCTGGGCAACCAGCGGCCGGGGTCGATGCGCGTGCTCAACCGGCAAGAGGTCGGCTCCCTCTACAAGGCGGTCGGCCTGTAG
- the scpB gene encoding SMC-Scp complex subunit ScpB, whose amino-acid sequence MGRGDDRASRGGSPGRGRGVRVTEPTPDQQDVAAEPIEDSGLPDLSDDREFEGALESVLLVVDTPIDEKQLAGVFEQPVKRVTLALKSLSARYTEQGSGIDLRRIGDGWRFYTRDRFAPFVEKLLLDGQRAKLTRAALETLAVIAYRQPVTRARIAAVRGVNVDGVIRTLVARGLIAETGTDSDTGGILYRTTELFLERLGLSSLDDLPPIAPLLPEVDAIDDV is encoded by the coding sequence GTGGGTCGGGGGGACGATCGAGCAAGCCGAGGCGGAAGCCCGGGACGAGGACGAGGAGTACGGGTGACCGAGCCCACCCCTGACCAGCAGGACGTCGCTGCCGAGCCGATCGAGGACTCGGGGTTGCCGGACCTGTCCGACGACCGGGAGTTCGAGGGTGCGCTGGAGTCCGTGCTGCTCGTCGTGGACACCCCGATCGACGAGAAGCAGCTCGCCGGCGTGTTCGAGCAGCCGGTGAAGCGCGTCACCCTGGCGTTGAAATCGCTGTCCGCGCGCTACACCGAGCAGGGCAGCGGCATCGACCTGCGTAGAATCGGGGACGGCTGGCGGTTCTACACCAGGGACCGCTTCGCGCCATTCGTGGAGAAGCTGCTGCTGGACGGCCAGCGGGCCAAGTTGACCCGGGCCGCCCTGGAGACGCTCGCCGTCATCGCCTACCGGCAGCCGGTCACCCGGGCCAGGATCGCGGCGGTGCGCGGGGTCAACGTCGACGGCGTCATCCGCACGCTGGTCGCGCGCGGGCTCATCGCCGAGACCGGCACGGACTCCGACACGGGTGGCATCCTTTACCGCACGACCGAACTGTTCCTGGAGCGGTTGGGGCTGTCGTCGCTGGACGACCTGCCGCCGATCGCTCCCCTGCTGCCCGAAGTGGATGCGATCGACGATGTCTGA
- a CDS encoding ArsR/SmtB family transcription factor produces the protein MPNIDEPELADIQLGAVLHALSDPTRLAVVLQIESDGERCCGALAVEVAKSTLSQHLRVLREAGITRTRACGNQRWVSLRRDDLDKLFPGLLDVILRAADRRAPVS, from the coding sequence GTGCCGAACATCGACGAGCCGGAGCTTGCCGACATCCAGCTCGGAGCCGTCCTGCACGCCTTGAGCGACCCCACCCGGCTGGCGGTGGTCCTCCAGATCGAGTCGGACGGCGAGCGCTGCTGCGGCGCGCTGGCGGTGGAGGTGGCCAAGTCGACCCTGTCCCAGCACTTGAGGGTGCTGCGGGAGGCGGGGATCACGCGGACTCGGGCCTGTGGGAACCAGCGGTGGGTGTCGTTGCGGCGGGACGACCTGGACAAGCTGTTCCCGGGGCTGCTCGATGTGATCTTGAGAGCGGCTGATCGGCGCGCCCCGGTCTCCTGA
- a CDS encoding ParA family protein, with protein sequence MSTPEHAGQAWGPPPPPPMPKSGVPRASVELSLAPHAAPADEDAAEQAVGDIGPTGRPLRYVPEPPLIAHHGPAKILAICNQKGGVGKTTSTINLGAALTEFGRRVLLVDFDPQGALSVGLGVHPHQLDQTIYNVIMERDVTVRDVIMRTPVEGMDLLPSNIDLSAAEIQLVSEVGREHTLVRTLRPVIDHYDYVLVDCQPSLGLLTVNALAAADGVLIPLECEFFSLRGVALLIDTIEKVRERLNPKLEITGILATMYDPRTLHSREVMARVVEAFGDVVFDTVINRTVRFPETTVAGEPITRWAPRSAGAKAYRALAREVIAR encoded by the coding sequence ATGTCGACACCGGAGCACGCGGGTCAGGCGTGGGGTCCACCGCCGCCGCCGCCCATGCCGAAGTCCGGTGTGCCGCGCGCGTCCGTGGAGTTGAGCTTGGCGCCGCACGCCGCGCCGGCCGATGAGGACGCCGCCGAGCAGGCGGTGGGGGACATAGGGCCCACCGGGCGGCCGTTGCGGTACGTGCCCGAGCCGCCGTTGATCGCACACCACGGGCCGGCGAAGATCCTGGCCATCTGCAACCAGAAGGGCGGGGTCGGCAAGACCACGTCCACGATCAACCTCGGGGCCGCGCTGACCGAGTTCGGGCGGCGGGTGCTGCTGGTGGACTTCGACCCGCAGGGAGCTCTGTCGGTCGGGCTCGGGGTGCACCCGCACCAGCTCGACCAGACCATCTACAACGTGATCATGGAACGGGACGTGACCGTCCGGGACGTGATCATGCGGACCCCCGTCGAGGGCATGGACCTGCTGCCCTCCAACATCGACCTGTCGGCTGCCGAGATCCAGCTGGTCTCCGAGGTCGGGCGCGAGCACACCCTGGTGCGCACCCTGCGGCCCGTGATCGACCACTACGACTACGTGCTGGTGGACTGCCAGCCCTCGCTCGGCTTGCTCACGGTCAACGCCCTCGCGGCGGCGGACGGCGTCCTCATCCCGCTGGAGTGCGAGTTCTTCAGCCTGCGCGGGGTCGCCCTGTTGATAGACACCATCGAGAAGGTCAGGGAGCGGTTGAACCCGAAGCTGGAGATCACCGGCATACTCGCCACCATGTACGACCCGCGCACCCTGCACTCCCGCGAGGTGATGGCGCGCGTGGTGGAGGCGTTCGGCGACGTCGTGTTCGACACGGTGATCAACCGCACGGTCCGGTTCCCCGAGACGACCGTCGCCGGCGAGCCGATCACCAGGTGGGCGCCCCGCTCGGCGGGCGCCAAGGCCTACCGCGCGTTGGCGCGCGAGGTGATCGCCCGGTGA
- a CDS encoding segregation and condensation protein A: protein MTGDVSEQEVPDGRFKVRLTNFEGPFDLLLQLISQHTLDVTEVALHQVTDDFIAHIRALGDQWDLDETTEFLVIAATLLDLKAARLLPQGDVEDEEDLALLEARDLLFARLLQYRAYKQVAALFAELEQGAYRRYPRSVALEERYEGLLPEVMLGVDARRFAEIAAAVFRPKPPRTVSTSHVHQHRISVREHASLLREFLASRGTATFAEIVAECTETIEVVARFLALLELYREKALSFEQPDPLGELRVTWVGGTIEQAEAEARDEDEEYG from the coding sequence GTGACCGGGGACGTTTCCGAGCAGGAGGTCCCCGACGGTCGTTTCAAGGTCAGGCTGACGAACTTCGAGGGCCCGTTCGACCTGCTGCTGCAACTGATCTCGCAGCACACGCTGGACGTGACCGAGGTGGCGTTGCACCAGGTCACCGACGACTTCATCGCGCACATCCGGGCGCTGGGCGACCAGTGGGACCTGGACGAGACGACCGAGTTCCTGGTCATCGCGGCGACCCTGCTCGACCTCAAGGCCGCCCGGCTGCTGCCCCAGGGCGACGTGGAGGACGAGGAGGACCTGGCGCTGCTGGAGGCGCGGGACCTGCTGTTCGCGCGACTGTTGCAGTACCGGGCGTACAAGCAGGTCGCGGCGCTGTTCGCCGAGCTGGAGCAGGGCGCGTACCGGCGCTACCCGCGGTCGGTGGCGCTGGAGGAGCGGTACGAGGGGCTGTTGCCCGAGGTCATGCTGGGCGTGGACGCGCGCCGGTTCGCCGAGATCGCCGCCGCGGTGTTCCGGCCCAAGCCGCCGCGCACGGTGTCCACCTCGCACGTCCACCAGCACCGGATCTCGGTGCGCGAGCACGCGTCCCTGCTGCGCGAGTTCCTGGCCTCGCGGGGGACGGCGACGTTCGCCGAGATCGTGGCGGAGTGCACGGAGACGATCGAGGTGGTGGCGCGGTTCCTGGCGCTGCTGGAGCTGTACCGGGAGAAGGCCCTGTCGTTCGAGCAGCCCGACCCGCTGGGCGAGCTGCGCGTCACGTGGGTCGGGGGGACGATCGAGCAAGCCGAGGCGGAAGCCCGGGACGAGGACGAGGAGTACGGGTGA